One window of Candidatus Methylacidiphilales bacterium genomic DNA carries:
- a CDS encoding radical SAM protein has protein sequence MPEQLTIHEIYASVQGESTFAGLPCTFVRLTFCDLRCAWCDTPQAFYGGEKMELDAILARVEALGLPLVEVTGGEPLLQPNCLPLLKQLCDRGYRVLLETGGHRDIGPVDPRVVRIMDLKCPDSGMSDKNRWENIPLLTANDEVKCVLASRGDYEWARDRVREHGLASKVRAVLFSPVFGRVDPKDIVAWILEDQLPVRFQIQMHKVIWDPKATGV, from the coding sequence ATGCCGGAACAACTGACCATCCACGAAATCTACGCCAGTGTGCAGGGGGAAAGCACCTTTGCCGGCCTGCCCTGTACCTTCGTGCGATTGACCTTCTGCGACCTCCGGTGTGCCTGGTGCGACACCCCCCAGGCCTTTTACGGCGGGGAGAAGATGGAGCTGGATGCGATCCTGGCCCGCGTCGAGGCCCTCGGCCTGCCCCTGGTCGAAGTGACCGGGGGCGAACCCCTGCTCCAGCCCAACTGCCTTCCCCTGTTGAAGCAATTGTGCGACCGCGGTTACCGCGTCCTGCTGGAAACCGGCGGCCACCGCGACATCGGCCCGGTCGACCCCCGGGTCGTGCGCATCATGGATTTGAAATGTCCTGACAGCGGCATGAGCGACAAGAACCGCTGGGAGAACATCCCGTTGCTCACCGCCAACGACGAGGTCAAATGCGTGCTGGCCTCGCGCGGCGATTACGAGTGGGCGCGGGATCGCGTGCGGGAACACGGCCTGGCGTCGAAAGTGCGGGCGGTCTTGTTTTCGCCCGTCTTCGGCCGCGTCGATCCGAAAGACATCGTGGCCTGGATCCTGGAGGACCAGCTGCCCGTGCGATTCCAGATCCAGATGCACAAAGTCATCTGGGACCCCAAAGCCACCGGAGTCTGA
- a CDS encoding DCC1-like thiol-disulfide oxidoreductase family protein — protein sequence MKGPLLIFDGDCRFCRRSVALLQAWAPLPIAAQASQDCTVAVASGGIDGEQAPGAVQYIDRSGRLHRAARAVLLCLAEHGAPAWPLALYERVPGMAWLAEWVYRLVARHRGWISRCCVRG from the coding sequence ATGAAGGGTCCCCTGCTCATTTTCGATGGCGATTGCCGGTTTTGCCGTCGTTCGGTGGCCCTGCTGCAAGCCTGGGCCCCCCTGCCCATCGCGGCCCAAGCGTCGCAGGACTGCACCGTGGCGGTTGCATCGGGCGGGATCGACGGCGAGCAGGCCCCGGGCGCGGTGCAATACATCGACCGGTCGGGGCGGCTGCACCGGGCGGCGCGGGCGGTGCTGCTTTGCCTGGCCGAGCACGGGGCGCCGGCTTGGCCGCTGGCGCTCTATGAACGGGTGCCGGGGATGGCGTGGCTGGCGGAGTGGGTTTACCGGCTGGTGGCCCGCCACCGGGGTTGGATTTCGCGCTGCTGCGTGCGGGGTTGA